Part of the Limihaloglobus sulfuriphilus genome is shown below.
TTTTCTTATCATTTGCAAACCTTTAGCGAGGGGCCGTAGCTCAATTGGTTAGAGCATCGGACTGTCGATCCGAAGGCTGAGGGTTCGAGTCCCTTCGGCCTCGCTTCTTAAAGCCTTGTAAGTCAGTGACTTACGAGGCTTTTTCTTTTTTAGGCATGCCTTAAAAATCACCTGCGTGCCAAGTGCGTGCCAAAATGTCACCGAAGCCTTCAGTGACCGCATCACGTGCCCGACCAACCAAATTATCTTCAACCGCCAGATAAAACTGTTGGGTTGTCTCAAATTTGGCATGGCCGGCAATAGTCATCAGATCATACTTACTCAGACCTCTGGCAAGCATCCTGCTCAAACCAGTTCTTCGTAAGTCGTGAAACTCGCCTTTGTCAATGCCCGCCAACGTCAAGATTCTCTTGAACTGACGGGTGAAATTGTTGATCACCTTGATTCTTGCCGAACTTAATGTCCAGCTACCTCGCTTGCGGAGTTTTTGGATATGATCATATCGCTGCGGAGGCAAAAACACATAAGGATAACCTACTGGGCGTTCAGCCTGGAGCTGGATCAGTAATCTAATTGCCAAATCTGTTAGGGGCAGAATTCGACAATCAGTATCTTTTACGTGCCACTCCCAGGTTTCTTCAGTATCTCGCTTAGGGCTAACCTCAATAGTTTTTTTCTCAAAATCAATGTCACTCCAAACGGTATTTAACAATTCACTCTTTCGCATTGCAGTTACCAACGCAATAGTGATCAACAAATCCCATTGTAATACAGATTTTTTCTGAATTTTACGAGAAGATTCTAAGATGTTGCTACATTCATCAGTAGTGTATACCCTTACCTTTTTCTTAGGTACCTTAGGGGACTTCACGTATTTCAAAGGATTATCATCAAGCTGTCCTCTCTGGACTGCCAGTTGGAAAAACCGTCTGATTTGACGTAGCTTTTTCGCGGTAGTTGCAGGACTATTACCTTCATCAAGGCAATTCTGAAGAAAAACTTCACCATGCCTATGCGTAACATTTTGATAATCTATATTACCTACTGCATTTATAAAATCATTCATAGATGCCCTGTATTCTACCTGAGTGCTTTCTCTTATCTGGCTTCCTGTGCGTAAAAGGCTGTTTTCCAAGAACTTACTAAGCTTCATTGATTCAGGTTCAATAATACCCATCCTCAATTCCTGCTCTTTATGCGTTCGTTGGCGTTCAGCCTTCCGCCGGTTGGAATGTCCTAATGAAATCCGATGTCGTTTGTTAAATTCATCAAGATAATCTAAATAATATGTAAAACTCTGGCCATCACGAGATGACCTTGTTCGTAAATTTACCAATTGTTTGCTCATAGCTTATCTCCTTTCTATCGAGCAACAACCGGTAAAACCGATCTGCCAGTCATTATACTCGACATAAGGTAGTAGCGCAAATCTTATTTTTTTGAAATTGTAATTTCTTCAATCCATTGCCTTATGGCGTTTACTGGATAAAGAGGTTGGCGACATATGTGGATATATGGCAAATCATGGACCCGCTTTAGGTGGGCTATTACATTATGATAATCCTCTGCTTTGCTAACCGCAGGAATACGGAGATATTCGATTAGTTCTTGCTCAGTAAGTAGATCTGAACACACTGAACCATCCGGAGGTATGACATTATCGGTTTGTTCGTCTTTCATGATTTTCTCCAGTTAAACGGATATCTTTTCTACTTGACATTAACGATCTCAGCTTGAGTTTTTCAGGGTATTCTCGGTCTACTTTTTTTAGTCTCCGACGCTCGCGCTGTTCAGGATTAATGAAAAACCGTGGGGCAAGGGCCAGGAAGATACTTACAAGTATTAAAATACCAAGGGCAGTATATGACAGCAGGATAGTCTTTAGTACCGGCTCGTTTTTGGGTAAATCATTGATTTTTGAGGACATGCCGATAATCGCCAACATGGCAATAGCTGTTGACATCACGAGGGAAAATGCTCCGCCACGATGAAATACTGTTTCTACAGGCTTCTTTATCGCTGCTACCAAAACTATAAAAACAATGGTAAATACTACATATACAACAGGTTCCATTGTTAGGGTCCTTTCATTTGAGGTTAATAAATAGTCCAAACGTCATTCTGAGAGTTGCAGTCATCAACAAGGCTATAATGAGTTTTCCTTTTTCGGATAATGGCTTGCTTGTTTTGGTGAACCTTGGTAGCTGTGCTGTTACCATATCAACAATCGGTGTACCAGCGGTATCAAATGGTCTCAGCCACTGGATATTCCTCCAGGTAAAGAGCAGTCGTACCTGAAGGAAGAACATTATGATATCAAGACCAACGCATATAAAGTAGATAATACACATCAATAAATATACTAAAGCTGTCATGATTATCCTCCTATAAAGGCATAATATGGGTTGCCAATGATTCGTATTTGCTGATCAGTTGATCCTGATCTCCTATGAAACAATACCTGACTGATCCATCGGGGTTTTGAGATGCAATCATTCGAAGCAGATTTTCGTCTACGTCTTTCGGGGCACCCCCGATACCGATACAATCGATGATAACGCCGATGTCTTTCAGCCGTTGGGCTACAGTCGCTGGAGAACCTCCACCGTTATGCTGGCCGTCTGTCAGCAGGATTATCCGTTTGTGATTATTATCCATTATTTTCTTAGGTTTCATCTCAAAGAACAATCCCGTCAGCATATCTGAAACGGGGTTTCCCGTTGGCTGGATCATTTTGTCGGCGAAGCATTTTTCAGCCAGATTAAGTGCTGCTACAAAATTTGTGCCGTCTGACTTGACCCGTGTTTCCAGGGCTCTTATTAAGTTTTCATGTCCGCTTTTCAGGCATACCGGTGCATGCATCAATTTTGCGACATTACCAAACCCTATTATCCCAACTCTGTCATCGGGGAATAATTTTAGTTTCTTTTTTATCAGCTCCGTATTGGCCGTTATAGCACCTGATAATCTTGTGGGTTTCCAGTCGTTAAAATCCATTGAAGGTGAGAAGTCGATCGCGGTCAGCGTGGTTTCTCCCTTTGCCTCTGAATGAACTCTATTTGCAAATCCTGTGTAATTCATGTCAATATTCCTTTAAGAATTGGCAGGCAGCTATAACACTGCCTGCCTTTTGTTATTGTTTCAGGCCGCCTGCGAACCATCCTGGTTCTTGCCCGAATAATCGTAGGCAATCTCCATCTCAGCAGTCTTGCCACTTGCGGTATCACGTGCCTTTGCCGTCAAAAGACCGTTGCTGTCCAATGAGAAGGTGACCTCGATCCTGCCTATCATATCCGGGCGGACTGGAAGGCCATTAAGGTCGAAATGGCCTATGCTCAGGCACCGGTCGGCGTTTTTGCCATCTTCGCCTTCCAGTATCTTGATTGTAACGGCAGTCTGATCAGGCTGGGCAAGCTTGAACAGCCGGGTCTGTATTGACGGTACTGGTGTTTTCTCTGGAAGTATCTCACTGCATACTTCATTGCCTTGCTCATCCAAAGCCATTACTCCAACCGAATAGCTCAGGATATCATGGAGGATCGTTACTGGTGCCGGCAATACGACTTCGCCGCATTTATATGATTTTCCCTGTCGGCTATACTCAATCCGACCGGCAAGTACCGCACCCATAGCAGCTGCAACATGCGGTTCACACCTGCGTGAAACCTTTTTGCCGGTAACCTCCTCAAGCAGCTCTTTGATTATGGGCATCATGGAACCGCCGCCGACAGCGTACACTTCATCTATCTGAGACATATCCAGATTAGCACCTGCAATGACCTTTTCGGTTGTTACAATGGTCTTTTTGGCAATATCGGTTACCCAGGAGTTAAACTGATCTCTTGATACGGACATATTCAACTGGTTACCCTCGCAAGAAAGAACAATCTGCGACTGTGTCTTTATAGAGAGACTGATCTTGAGTTGTTCTATCCTCTGAGTCATCTCCTGGAAAAATATAGGGTGTTTCTCTTTTGATGGTCTAAAGCTATTGGTATTTTCAAACTCATCCAGAAGCTTCTCGCCAACCCGGTCATTAAAGTCTCTTCCGCCGACATTGGGGTCACCGCCGGTAGCGATAATCTCGCAGACGTTGCCGGTTGATCGAACGATAGAGACATCAAATGTTCCACCGCCAAGGTCAAAGACAAGTGCAGTACAGTTGTTTCTTTTATGGAGTTCATTACCCAGAGCCGCAGCGGTCGGCTCATGCGGTAACAGGATTGCCTTAATGCCAGCCTTAGCGGCGGCATCGATTGTCTGCTGTTTCTGAGCTTCTGTATAGTTGGCGGGGACGGTAATCACGGCCTCATTAACAACCTGGTCAGTCTTGATCTCTATGCTGTCCTTAGCATCAGCAAGCAGGATCGCCAGTATGTCCATTGCCCTGTAGGCGGTACCATCGTCAGATGAATGCAGCACTGCATCTGTACCCATACTCCTCTTCCAGTTGGTAACAAGCCGATCCGGTTCTGCAAAACCGGCGTTCAAGGCTTCTGTACCAACTATTGGCGGTCCCTCTGCCTGGAAGAACACGGCACTTGGTGTGAATGGCTCACCAAACCTGTTGGTGATTAACTGCGGAACACCGGTAACACCTGGCTCTGCAAATTTGAACCGTGAGTTTCCTGCGTCAATACCTGGAATAATCATTTTTGATTCCTTTCGATAGAGGTTATATTAGTTTCTGATGCCTGGTACTCGAAAAGTGAAATAGTTTCAAGCCTCAGCATCCTTTGGCTGCCCATACTGAATCCCACCTGAAGGGATTGAGCAACACATTTATCAAGTTCTTTATTTGTTGTTGGTATTTTTTCGATTGGCTTCATCAGCTTCGCGTCGAATTTATCGTCTGTTTGATGCCTGATGATATCAACATCGTAAACAGACAGAAACTGCAGCATCTGACTCCAGAGAGCATCTAAAAAGTCATCTGCTTTGCAATCTGCATCTGCCCGGTGTCTGCGAGTATCTTCTACAAGATCAAACACGGGGAACAATGACCTGACAATCGGCTGGATCACACTTTGATCATAATGTTCTTTTGACAGGATGCGGGTTGTTTCGACAGTGCTTTCAAGGAGTTTTCCGATTGATGAAATATCTTCCAACTCCTTTCTAATGCCTTGAGCATCATAGATGCTTTGCTGCTGTTTTGTGTCAACCTGACTCAGCTGATTAGATAGCTGCACGACATTATCTGACATCGTATGCAGGTTATTCTTCACAGATTCGTCGATAAAAAGCCCAAGATTTTGAAACAATCTTGCTGCCATAGAGGCACTCTGCTCTAAGATGTTTTTCTTTTCTTCCATAATTGTCCTTCCTAAAATTATTATTCATTATTGATTAGTCAGTTGCTTGAGCAACTACATCTGTCTATACCCCTACACTCCACTCAAAAAGGGTTGTGTATGGGAAAAATTATTTTTTTGTAATAATCTTTACCACTGCAACGATTGTGACACATATAAGCCCAAGAAACATAAGACCATACACCGGATCTTCAAGGTAGTAAGGAAGTCTTATATTCAGGGAGATATCATCCACGTTTCTGGCCAACTTGACGCCAAGTGTGACCAGAAATATAAGAATTGCTGCTGTCAGAATATTTGCCCATTTGATTTTCATCATTCCGTTCCTTATTAACGTTTATTTATTGTTTATTATTTATCCATTAGCCGGGATAAATAACGATATTTAATTCATAAGTTCTTTATTTAGATGGTTTAGTAACAATATACAAATCTGCTCTCCGCCGGGTCTAAGGCCAGAACATCTGAGTCTTGCCTTGACCTCTTTCTGAACCTTCTTGCTGGGTACAACAATAATCAAGGGGATGCCTAATCGCTCGGCTTTGGCAGCGTTGGTCAAGACATATCTTGGCGTGGTTTCAATCTCCACAAATATCATAGCCTCGCCCCGTCGGGCCAGAATATCCACAAAATCCAACCTGCCGTCAGGGAGTTTTTCCGGATGTTCCAGCCTGGTTTCAAAGCCGGCCCTGTTGAGAAGACTTTCCGTCTGAAGGGCAAGATGGGTATGGAGTTTGCCACCCCTTAGAAAGAAAGCTATTACAGCCACTATTGACAGTGCAAAGATAGCATAATTCATGATTGTTCTCCGTATTTTTCTATAGCTTGAATTCCTTCCGGGAGGGCTTCGAGCAAAATAGTACTCCTGCCTCGGCCTCCGGTTTCGAGGACGTTCTCTTTTATATACTTCATATCGATTAGTTTTTTTCGGACATCACGAGCCTTATTGGGGCTTATGCCCGCTATTTTGGGGTACTCACTTGAAGGCTTCATTGGAGTGTCAACGACAGCTTTACAGAATAAATATTCCTGCTTACTCTCAAATACTCTGGGGATGGTAACCCTGCGGCTGGTCAGGGCGATTTTGGGGGATGAAGGCCAGTCTGCGAATTCCTTAGCTGGAATAACTTTAAGTTCTGGAAATGGGTTGGCCCGATCTGTATCGACCCCAGTATTACGGTTAAGGTTCATTTTGGGGATGCTGAATACGAATGGATGCCTCCACTGACCCTCTCCAAGCTGACCAATAAACGTACCAGGATTGAGATTGTGCTGGGCCCAGTGAATCATCTCACTGCTTAGGCCCATACTGGAACCTGCGGAACTGTAATCAGTAAAGCTTCCGCATCTGCCCATAATTTTAGTTGACGTATTGCTTATGACTTGGGGGAGCAGACTGGACGTACTCTGCAGACTCAGGTCAACCCCTATACCCGTCCCTCGAACGAGACCAATCAGATCAGCGATTGCCGAAGAATTACAGCATAATTTCTGTGCCTCATCTATATATATTAACAGGTCCATCTTTGGGTTGGAGATCCCTCTTGCAACCCTTGAAATGAATTCAGAAAGTATCAATGTATTAAGAATGAGATTCTTATCCACCTCCGAACAACCTGCAAGTTCGAATGCTATATGATAACCTGCGAGGTCAGTTGACCTCCAGCCGTACCTGTAACCCAATACGTCTGGCTCAAGCGAGCGCAAAATCGGTTCGAGGTTATCAACAATCGCAATTCTGGCCTGATGGTTCAAATCTTTATCAGCTTTTACAGACTCAAACAGATCAAAAAGTGTTGGGTATTGGTTTTGGGTTCCATCATAAATACGAAACAGTTCATATAACTTCACTTGTAGTAACTTGCTTGCTCTAGGAGGCAAATCCAAGGTCTCAACCAAAGTGTCGCAGATACGAGTGTCAATCGGCGCTTTAAATTAGGTCACTATGAGCGCGTTCAAAATGGGTCAGTTAAACCAGTTGTTATTTACTATTTTTACTCTCATTTGTCAAGTTGGATTTGGATAAAACGATTATTTTCGACGTTATTGGGCAGATACGCCAGGCCTGTTTCGCCCGGACCGGCGGCCGGGTGAGAATGGGCCACCCAAAAAGCTCGTCGGAACCTGGCCGCCGCAAGCCGGGCGGGACAGGCCGGTTAAGACTGAGTCAGCCCTCATGGCCGGCTCTTTTCTCACAGGCACCATGCTCGGCACGGTCCTTGAGTCGGTAGCTGCGGCCTGTGATGTTGATGATCTCAGCATGATGCAAAAACCTGTCCAGGATTGCGGTTGCCGATGGTACATCGCCAATTAGCTTGCCCCAGTCTTCCAGCGGCCTGTTGGAGGTCATCATCGTGGATTTGTTTTCATGTCGCCGCATAATGATCTCCAGCAGATACTCGCCGCAGCGTTTTGGCAGATGCTTGATGCCCATGTCATCGATTATCAGCAGCTCCGGCTTGAGATATCTGTTCATTACCTTATCCTGACAGGCAAAGGCATCTTCGTGCAGAAAATCCCTGGCAACATCAAATATCGAGCGGTACCGCACAGCCATGCCTGCCTTGACTGCCTGATAGCCTATCGCCTGACACAAATGACTCTTGCCCACACCCGGAGGGCCAAGCAGCAGAACATCAACGCCCTCACTGATAAAGCGGCATGTGGCCATATCAAATATCCGGCTTCTTTTAATCGAAGTATTGAACTGCCAGTCAAACTCCTCCAGTGTCTTGAGTTCTCTAAACCCGGCAGCCTTAATACCCCTTTGGATCTGGCGATGCTTTCTGACCAGCATCTCATCCTGCAGGATCAGTTCTAAAAACTCAGCATGAGTGAGGCTGTTGCCGGCTGCCTCCTGCAATCGAACTTCAAGTGTCTCAAGCATACCTGACAACCTTAGTGATTTTAATGTGTTATGCAGTGAATTGTTCATAATAATCTGCTCCTGAATAAGTTATGATTATTGTTCAGCCCAGAACCTCTCTTACGAATTCTCCGTAACTGGAGATATCTCTGATAATAGGGTGCTCATCTATAAATTCCATCTGGAGCTGCCTGTCACCGCCGTGTTTAATAATACTCCTGATGGTCTTCAATCGAAAAGCATTGTGGCTTAACGCTATTTTACATGCATTATCGATTTTGTTACCGTTATAGGTATTGGTCATATTCAGCAAGCCCAGAAGTACGCGGATACCAGGTATTCCTCTGGCCTCAAGCATCTGCCGGGCCCATCTCTGGGCATTCTCACCTATCAGACTGACTCGTTCAAGCATCCATACAACGCCGTTTTCTATCTTTGTTCTTTTCTCTGAATGAATATGTCCGTCCTGAGTCTGGAATCTGCCCGGCTCAACTTTAGCGTGAACAACAATCTGCTCCATGCTGCGGTTAAATACTCTTACCATATGGCCGTCCCATCTTGCCCATACCTTGCGGCCGGTATATTCCGGAGGCACCGAGTAATAGGTCCTCTCTACCTCTATATGGCCGTCCCTGTGAACGGACCGCTGAGCTTCTGTAAATGAAGGAAACCTTCCAACCGGAAGCCTCAATAAAGCAGGCTTTTCCTGTTCTGTGAACAATTTGCCTACCTGCTTGCGGGTAGTGCCGTGAATACGGGTATCGGCAATACGGCTCTCCCAGCTGAGAAGAAACTGATTCTGCTCTGAGAGGCTCTTAAAGCTGCGGCCCTTGAGGGCGTTATTTTTGACATATGCTACTGCTTTTTCAACCTTACCCTTGTGTCTTGGGGTATACGGCTTACAGGGTAAAATGGCGGTACCGTAATGACGGCAGAATGACACTATTTTTGGGTGTATCTCAGGATCATACCAGTCAGCTTTGTTTACAGCAGCTTTAAGATTATCTATTATCAGTGTTTGCGGAACACCGCCAAAGTGGTGAAAAGCGTTTTCCAGGCAATTTATAAAGTTATCGCCGGTCTGCCTGAAAACTGCCTCGCTGTAGGATTTACGGGAGAAGCTAAGCACTACCCGTATTACATGAGTTCTTTTTCGTCTGCCATCTTTCGTTATTACCGGTGCACCCGTACCAAAATCTATCTGAGCCTCTTCACCGGGCCTGCATTCAAGACGCCTGAACGGAACAGGCGAATTTTTACTGAGGCGGTTGACAAACCTGCGAACGCTGTGGTAGCTGACATCAGA
Proteins encoded:
- a CDS encoding tyrosine-type recombinase/integrase — encoded protein: MSKQLVNLRTRSSRDGQSFTYYLDYLDEFNKRHRISLGHSNRRKAERQRTHKEQELRMGIIEPESMKLSKFLENSLLRTGSQIRESTQVEYRASMNDFINAVGNIDYQNVTHRHGEVFLQNCLDEGNSPATTAKKLRQIRRFFQLAVQRGQLDDNPLKYVKSPKVPKKKVRVYTTDECSNILESSRKIQKKSVLQWDLLITIALVTAMRKSELLNTVWSDIDFEKKTIEVSPKRDTEETWEWHVKDTDCRILPLTDLAIRLLIQLQAERPVGYPYVFLPPQRYDHIQKLRKRGSWTLSSARIKVINNFTRQFKRILTLAGIDKGEFHDLRRTGLSRMLARGLSKYDLMTIAGHAKFETTQQFYLAVEDNLVGRARDAVTEGFGDILARTWHAGDF
- a CDS encoding vWA domain-containing protein is translated as MNYTGFANRVHSEAKGETTLTAIDFSPSMDFNDWKPTRLSGAITANTELIKKKLKLFPDDRVGIIGFGNVAKLMHAPVCLKSGHENLIRALETRVKSDGTNFVAALNLAEKCFADKMIQPTGNPVSDMLTGLFFEMKPKKIMDNNHKRIILLTDGQHNGGGSPATVAQRLKDIGVIIDCIGIGGAPKDVDENLLRMIASQNPDGSVRYCFIGDQDQLISKYESLATHIMPL
- a CDS encoding Hsp70 family protein, whose amino-acid sequence is MIIPGIDAGNSRFKFAEPGVTGVPQLITNRFGEPFTPSAVFFQAEGPPIVGTEALNAGFAEPDRLVTNWKRSMGTDAVLHSSDDGTAYRAMDILAILLADAKDSIEIKTDQVVNEAVITVPANYTEAQKQQTIDAAAKAGIKAILLPHEPTAAALGNELHKRNNCTALVFDLGGGTFDVSIVRSTGNVCEIIATGGDPNVGGRDFNDRVGEKLLDEFENTNSFRPSKEKHPIFFQEMTQRIEQLKISLSIKTQSQIVLSCEGNQLNMSVSRDQFNSWVTDIAKKTIVTTEKVIAGANLDMSQIDEVYAVGGGSMMPIIKELLEEVTGKKVSRRCEPHVAAAMGAVLAGRIEYSRQGKSYKCGEVVLPAPVTILHDILSYSVGVMALDEQGNEVCSEILPEKTPVPSIQTRLFKLAQPDQTAVTIKILEGEDGKNADRCLSIGHFDLNGLPVRPDMIGRIEVTFSLDSNGLLTAKARDTASGKTAEMEIAYDYSGKNQDGSQAA
- the grpE gene encoding nucleotide exchange factor GrpE, whose translation is MEEKKNILEQSASMAARLFQNLGLFIDESVKNNLHTMSDNVVQLSNQLSQVDTKQQQSIYDAQGIRKELEDISSIGKLLESTVETTRILSKEHYDQSVIQPIVRSLFPVFDLVEDTRRHRADADCKADDFLDALWSQMLQFLSVYDVDIIRHQTDDKFDAKLMKPIEKIPTTNKELDKCVAQSLQVGFSMGSQRMLRLETISLFEYQASETNITSIERNQK
- the istB gene encoding IS21-like element helper ATPase IstB; its protein translation is MNNSLHNTLKSLRLSGMLETLEVRLQEAAGNSLTHAEFLELILQDEMLVRKHRQIQRGIKAAGFRELKTLEEFDWQFNTSIKRSRIFDMATCRFISEGVDVLLLGPPGVGKSHLCQAIGYQAVKAGMAVRYRSIFDVARDFLHEDAFACQDKVMNRYLKPELLIIDDMGIKHLPKRCGEYLLEIIMRRHENKSTMMTSNRPLEDWGKLIGDVPSATAILDRFLHHAEIINITGRSYRLKDRAEHGACEKRAGHEG
- the istA gene encoding IS21 family transposase, whose translation is MGLRERNWSCRRISRELGIHLDTVRKYAKSDNDNSKQVTNAPPGSVAQSSTGPVSNCEPYREIIKNKLDMGLSRRRIWQDLRDDHGSDVSYHSVRRFVNRLSKNSPVPFRRLECRPGEEAQIDFGTGAPVITKDGRRKRTHVIRVVLSFSRKSYSEAVFRQTGDNFINCLENAFHHFGGVPQTLIIDNLKAAVNKADWYDPEIHPKIVSFCRHYGTAILPCKPYTPRHKGKVEKAVAYVKNNALKGRSFKSLSEQNQFLLSWESRIADTRIHGTTRKQVGKLFTEQEKPALLRLPVGRFPSFTEAQRSVHRDGHIEVERTYYSVPPEYTGRKVWARWDGHMVRVFNRSMEQIVVHAKVEPGRFQTQDGHIHSEKRTKIENGVVWMLERVSLIGENAQRWARQMLEARGIPGIRVLLGLLNMTNTYNGNKIDNACKIALSHNAFRLKTIRSIIKHGGDRQLQMEFIDEHPIIRDISSYGEFVREVLG